From a single Pseudalkalibacillus hwajinpoensis genomic region:
- the argS gene encoding arginine--tRNA ligase: protein MNYKGIFAEELYKAFEKQMEIKSIIQRIEQPKHEDLGDYAFPCFDLAKVMRMAPNKIANELAPKIQSSIFEKVEAVGPYLNVFLEKKSVASEVVKIIQELGSNYGTTNFGEGGAVTIDLSSPNIAKPFSMGHLRSTVIGNALGLICEKVGYRPIRINHLGDWGTQFGKLITAYRKWGNEAQIRQNTIKELLALYIKFHEEAESDPSLEDEGRKWFKALEEGNQEAVELWKWFREESLQEFNRIYELLGITFDSTNGEAYYNDKMQRVVDLLEEKELLTESEGAMVVELDNLPPCLIKKKDGATLYATRDLAAAVYRHETYDFSEALYVVGNEQSLHFTQVFEVLQKMGYTWAKEMHHITFGMMLKDGKKMSTRKGKVVLLEEVLNEAIELAQQNIEAKNPSLEDKNFVAERIGVGAVIFHDLKNDRRNDIEFSLEDMLRVEGETGPYVQYTNARACSILRKANYKQEGSFQLIEDEEAWPVITRLRGFPKAVERAATEYDPSQVAKYVLDLSRSFNKYYGQVRILEDESQKQARLQLVSAVSIVITEGLRLLGLHAPEAM, encoded by the coding sequence ATGAATTATAAAGGAATATTTGCAGAGGAGTTATACAAAGCGTTTGAGAAACAGATGGAGATCAAATCTATTATTCAACGTATTGAACAGCCGAAGCACGAAGATCTTGGTGATTATGCATTTCCTTGTTTTGATCTTGCGAAAGTAATGCGCATGGCCCCAAACAAAATAGCGAATGAATTGGCTCCGAAAATCCAGAGCTCCATTTTTGAAAAGGTCGAGGCAGTCGGCCCATATCTTAACGTTTTTCTTGAAAAGAAGTCAGTAGCATCTGAAGTTGTGAAAATCATTCAGGAACTGGGCAGTAATTATGGAACAACTAATTTTGGTGAAGGTGGAGCGGTAACAATCGATCTCTCCTCTCCTAATATCGCTAAACCTTTTTCAATGGGACATCTTCGTTCCACCGTGATAGGCAATGCCCTTGGCCTTATTTGTGAAAAGGTAGGTTATCGTCCCATTCGGATTAACCACCTGGGCGACTGGGGGACACAATTTGGGAAGTTAATTACAGCGTATCGTAAGTGGGGAAACGAGGCACAAATTCGTCAAAACACGATTAAGGAATTGCTGGCTCTCTATATTAAATTCCATGAAGAAGCTGAAAGCGATCCCTCTCTTGAAGACGAAGGACGAAAGTGGTTCAAAGCTTTAGAAGAAGGGAATCAAGAGGCTGTAGAATTATGGAAGTGGTTTAGAGAAGAGTCGCTTCAGGAGTTCAATCGAATTTATGAATTATTGGGCATCACGTTTGATTCGACAAATGGAGAAGCATATTATAACGATAAGATGCAACGTGTGGTAGATCTTCTTGAGGAGAAGGAACTCCTAACAGAATCAGAAGGTGCAATGGTTGTTGAACTTGATAACCTGCCACCCTGTTTGATTAAAAAGAAAGATGGAGCGACGTTGTATGCGACACGAGATTTAGCAGCAGCTGTTTATCGTCATGAAACATATGATTTTAGTGAAGCTTTATATGTGGTTGGTAATGAGCAAAGTCTTCACTTCACACAGGTATTTGAAGTACTTCAGAAGATGGGGTATACATGGGCAAAAGAGATGCACCATATTACATTTGGGATGATGCTAAAAGACGGTAAGAAAATGTCCACGAGAAAAGGAAAAGTTGTTTTACTTGAAGAGGTATTAAATGAAGCTATTGAGCTTGCTCAGCAGAACATTGAAGCTAAGAATCCATCTCTTGAAGATAAAAACTTCGTTGCTGAACGAATAGGGGTAGGAGCTGTCATATTTCATGATCTTAAAAATGATCGTCGTAACGATATTGAGTTTTCGTTAGAAGATATGCTGCGTGTTGAAGGAGAAACAGGTCCATATGTGCAATATACAAATGCACGTGCTTGCTCTATCCTTCGTAAAGCCAATTATAAGCAAGAAGGGTCATTTCAATTGATTGAGGATGAAGAGGCATGGCCAGTTATCACTCGTCTTCGTGGTTTTCCAAAAGCAGTTGAACGTGCAGCAACTGAGTACGACCCATCTCAAGTTGCAAAATATGTACTGGATCTCTCGCGTTCATTTAATAAGTATTATGGACAG
- a CDS encoding YfhE family protein — protein sequence MAKNSQYQPTHERGFSLSDAQEVAYTKEFKKADIAGGIRKPKVRRAKNDNPDLLK from the coding sequence ATGGCTAAGAATTCTCAATACCAACCAACACATGAAAGAGGATTTTCACTAAGTGACGCTCAAGAGGTTGCTTATACGAAAGAGTTTAAGAAAGCAGATATTGCAGGTGGCATTCGAAAGCCTAAAGTAAGAAGAGCTAAAAACGATAATCCTGATCTACTGAAATAA
- a CDS encoding sigma-70 family RNA polymerase sigma factor yields the protein MEKSGSVANLIQLRDKEDLIEDLMESYGESLTRLAYTYVKDWHQAENVIQDVFVSFYLKLDTYRAETSLKTWLYRIAIYRCHDYIHCRFLHSFTLSQLTTFLTGVPVASLQLSAKDEYEELSKNVLSLPVKYREVIVLLYDQAMNVAEVSTALHCSQSVVKTRLHRARKILSKELALGITSMDDEIKHLSEGMNPLISREKKFTPRSKAAIRNAIDKERFSTKKKDFPLFSIIGYVALLAVIVFLCFATST from the coding sequence ATGGAGAAAAGCGGATCAGTAGCGAATTTAATCCAACTAAGGGATAAAGAAGATTTGATCGAGGACCTAATGGAGTCTTATGGGGAAAGCTTAACGCGTCTTGCATATACGTATGTAAAAGACTGGCACCAAGCCGAAAATGTTATTCAAGATGTATTTGTTTCGTTTTATCTTAAGCTGGATACATATCGAGCTGAAACCTCACTCAAGACCTGGCTCTACCGCATAGCCATATATCGTTGTCATGACTATATTCATTGTCGTTTTTTACATTCATTTACACTAAGCCAACTCACTACTTTCCTGACTGGAGTTCCAGTAGCGAGTCTACAGCTAAGTGCAAAAGATGAATATGAAGAACTTTCTAAGAACGTGCTTAGTCTTCCAGTAAAGTACCGGGAAGTCATTGTTCTCTTGTATGATCAAGCAATGAATGTTGCTGAGGTTAGCACAGCTCTTCACTGTAGCCAGAGCGTCGTCAAAACAAGATTGCATCGTGCCAGAAAGATCTTGAGTAAAGAATTGGCTCTAGGAATAACCAGTATGGACGATGAAATAAAGCACCTCTCTGAAGGAATGAATCCTCTTATTTCAAGGGAAAAGAAATTTACACCACGCTCGAAAGCAGCCATTCGTAACGCCATTGATAAAGAAAGGTTTTCAACAAAAAAGAAGGACTTCCCTCTCTTCTCAATCATCGGGTATGTGGCACTCCTTGCTGTCATAGTCTTTCTTTGTTTTGCGACCTCTACTTGA
- a CDS encoding SPOR domain-containing protein: MKKLNVRSFRLKLAEQAALAAVKYLNGKITSIYLVQTGAFKEKEKANQLCEELKRKGYAAFIKREG; the protein is encoded by the coding sequence ATGAAGAAGTTAAATGTTCGATCTTTTCGTTTAAAGCTGGCAGAGCAAGCGGCGCTTGCGGCAGTAAAGTATCTAAATGGGAAAATAACTTCCATTTATCTTGTTCAGACAGGGGCTTTTAAAGAAAAAGAGAAGGCCAATCAATTATGTGAGGAATTAAAGCGGAAAGGATATGCTGCATTTATTAAAAGAGAAGGGTAG
- a CDS encoding metalloregulator ArsR/SmtB family transcription factor — translation MQLSRMVNFHKTLGDPTRIRILSLLASGPLHGQAIAGKLGLKPPIITHHITKLRDTGIIYQRRDKNTIYYYIDEKNFRSYSEDLLKMIYQPDIEKEDDSMKTSAVVNNFIAADGTLKHLPSQRKKKIIILRHMIKGLEKGRKYPEKEINDYIKNFHPDFATIRREFIINHFMYRENNIYELNPQEMWAEIE, via the coding sequence TTGCAGTTAAGTAGAATGGTTAATTTCCACAAAACTCTCGGTGATCCCACCCGTATTCGTATTCTATCTCTACTTGCCAGCGGCCCCTTACACGGGCAGGCTATTGCAGGAAAACTTGGATTAAAGCCTCCCATCATTACACATCACATCACTAAATTAAGAGATACGGGCATTATCTACCAGCGTAGAGATAAGAATACAATTTATTATTACATCGATGAAAAGAATTTCCGTTCGTATTCAGAAGATTTACTAAAGATGATTTACCAACCTGACATTGAAAAGGAGGACGATTCAATGAAAACCTCAGCAGTTGTTAATAATTTCATAGCAGCAGATGGAACTCTAAAACACTTACCATCTCAAAGAAAGAAAAAAATTATTATCCTACGCCATATGATAAAGGGGCTAGAAAAAGGACGAAAGTATCCAGAGAAAGAAATTAATGATTATATTAAAAATTTCCATCCTGATTTTGCTACGATTCGGAGAGAATTTATCATTAATCACTTTATGTACAGAGAAAATAATATCTATGAACTCAACCCACAGGAGATGTGGGCAGAGATAGAATAA